The following coding sequences lie in one Prevotella sp. oral taxon 299 str. F0039 genomic window:
- the carA gene encoding glutamine-hydrolyzing carbamoyl-phosphate synthase small subunit codes for MKNVTLLLSDGTQFHGKSFGYEAPIAGEVVFNTAMMGYPESLTDPSYAGQLMVLTYPLVGNYGVPSFTFEENGLPTFMESDKIHASAIIVSDYCEEYSHWNAKESLATWLQREKVPGITGIDTRELTKVLRSHGVMMGKIIFDDEPTNIPEADYEGVNFVDRVSCKEVIRYNVGASKKVVLVDCGVKANIIRCLINRGVEVIRVPWDYDYTNMQFDGLFLANGPGDPDTCEKTVDILKRFMSKTSKPICGICMGNQLLAKAGGATIYKLKYGHRSHNQPVRMVGTDKCFITSQNHGYAVDSKTLGSDWEELFINMNDGSNEGIRHKHNPWFSSQFHPEACSGPVDTEFIFDDFVNSL; via the coding sequence ATGAAAAATGTGACGTTATTGTTGAGTGATGGAACTCAATTTCATGGTAAGAGTTTTGGCTATGAAGCGCCTATTGCAGGTGAGGTAGTATTTAACACTGCAATGATGGGATATCCTGAAAGTCTTACCGACCCTTCTTATGCAGGTCAATTAATGGTTCTTACATATCCATTAGTTGGCAACTATGGTGTTCCATCGTTTACTTTTGAAGAGAATGGCTTGCCTACTTTCATGGAAAGTGACAAGATTCATGCATCTGCAATAATTGTTTCTGATTATTGCGAAGAGTATTCTCATTGGAATGCTAAAGAGAGTTTAGCTACTTGGTTGCAAAGAGAAAAGGTTCCAGGGATAACAGGAATTGACACAAGAGAGTTGACAAAAGTATTGAGAAGTCATGGAGTGATGATGGGAAAGATTATCTTTGACGATGAACCCACTAATATTCCAGAAGCAGATTATGAAGGAGTTAACTTTGTAGATCGTGTTAGTTGTAAGGAAGTAATACGTTACAATGTTGGTGCAAGTAAAAAAGTTGTCTTGGTAGATTGTGGAGTTAAGGCCAATATTATTCGTTGCTTAATTAATAGAGGTGTAGAAGTTATAAGAGTTCCATGGGATTATGACTATACAAATATGCAATTCGATGGTTTATTCTTGGCTAATGGTCCTGGTGATCCAGATACATGTGAGAAAACAGTTGACATTTTAAAGCGTTTCATGAGCAAAACAAGCAAACCAATATGTGGTATCTGTATGGGTAATCAATTGTTGGCAAAGGCAGGTGGAGCTACTATTTATAAATTGAAATATGGACATCGTTCGCACAATCAACCTGTTAGAATGGTAGGCACAGATAAGTGTTTCATCACCAGTCAAAACCATGGTTATGCAGTAGATTCAAAGACATTAGGAAGCGATTGGGAAGAACTATTTATTAATATGAATGATGGTTCAAACGAAGGTATTCGTCATAAGCACAATCCTTGGTTTTCTTCTCAGTTTCACCCCGAAGCATGTTCAGGTCCTGTTGATACTGAATTTATTTTTGATGACTTCGTGAATTCACTCTAA